In the genome of Candidatus Auribacterota bacterium, one region contains:
- a CDS encoding cold-shock protein, with product MATGKVKWFDERKGFGFITPESGEDLFVHHITIQQEGFKTLEDGEAVEFEVAPGRKGQQAVNVKRRSS from the coding sequence ATGGCTACAGGCAAGGTAAAGTGGTTTGACGAGCGGAAGGGCTTTGGTTTTATCACCCCAGAGAGCGGTGAGGACCTATTCGTGCACCACATTACGATCCAGCAAGAGGGTTTCAAGACCCTGGAAGATGGTGAGGCTGTGGAGTTCGAAGTAGCCCCCGGTCGAAAAGGCCAACAGGCCGTCAATGTAAAGCGCCGGAGTTCGTAA